In a genomic window of Pseudomonadota bacterium:
- a CDS encoding rubrerythrin family protein: protein MPALKGSKTEQNLKDAFAGESQANRRYLYFARRADVEGFNDVSTVFRSTAEGETGHAHGHLDYLVETGDPATGLPIGDTAKNLVASVAGETHEYTDMYPGMARTARDEGFDEIADWFETLAKAEKSHAGRFQQALDSL, encoded by the coding sequence ATGCCGGCATTGAAGGGTTCAAAGACCGAACAAAATTTGAAGGACGCTTTCGCGGGCGAGAGCCAGGCGAACAGGCGCTATCTCTATTTCGCGCGCCGGGCGGATGTCGAAGGTTTCAACGATGTATCGACCGTATTTCGCTCCACCGCTGAGGGCGAAACCGGCCATGCGCACGGCCATCTCGACTACCTGGTAGAAACCGGCGATCCGGCGACCGGACTGCCGATCGGTGATACCGCAAAGAATCTTGTCGCCTCGGTCGCCGGCGAGACGCACGAATATACCGATATGTATCCCGGCATGGCGCGCACGGCGCGCGATGAAGGCTTTGACGAAATCGCCGACTGGTTCGAGACTCTCGCCAAAGCGGAGAAATCTCATGCCGGCCGCTTCCAACAAGCTCTCGATTCACTTTAA